In one window of Brenneria goodwinii DNA:
- the hda gene encoding DnaA inactivator Hda, translating to MLEVILNTPAQLSLPLYLPDDETFSSFYPGENASLLAAITAALRQEHGSYIYFWSREGGGRSHLLHAACADLSHHGQAVGYVPLDKRAYFVPEVLDGMEQLALVCIDNIESIAGDEAWEMAMFNLYNRIQETGRTRLLITGDRPPRQLNLRLPDLSSRLDWGQIYKLQPLSDEEKGEALQLRAKLRGFELPEDVSRFLLKRLDREMRTLFMTLDQLDHASITAQRKLTIPFVKEILGL from the coding sequence TTGCTTGAGGTTATTCTGAACACGCCGGCACAGCTTTCATTGCCACTTTATTTACCGGATGACGAAACGTTTTCCAGTTTCTATCCGGGAGAAAACGCATCGCTTCTCGCCGCTATTACCGCGGCTCTGCGTCAGGAACACGGAAGCTATATTTACTTCTGGTCGCGGGAAGGGGGCGGGCGTAGTCACCTGCTACATGCGGCATGCGCTGATTTATCCCATCATGGTCAGGCGGTCGGTTATGTCCCGCTCGATAAACGCGCCTATTTCGTCCCGGAAGTGCTGGATGGTATGGAGCAACTGGCGCTGGTGTGTATTGATAACATTGAATCCATCGCGGGTGACGAAGCCTGGGAAATGGCGATGTTTAATCTGTATAACCGCATTCAGGAAACCGGACGCACCCGTTTGCTGATCACCGGCGATCGTCCTCCCCGTCAGCTCAATCTGCGTTTGCCCGATCTCTCTTCCCGGCTGGACTGGGGGCAGATTTATAAACTTCAGCCGTTGTCGGATGAAGAAAAGGGCGAGGCATTGCAACTGCGGGCGAAACTGCGCGGGTTCGAATTACCGGAGGACGTCAGCCGTTTTCTGCTCAAACGTCTGGATCGTGAAATGCGTACCCTATTCATGACGCTGGATCAGCTCGATCACGCCTCCATCACCGCCCAGCGCAAGCTGACCATTCCCTTCGTAAAAGAGATCCTCGGGCTGTAG
- the bamC gene encoding outer membrane protein assembly factor BamC, producing MTGSLQKSMVAKVVGVSLVMLLAACSSDQRYKRQVSGDESYLHTPAPKALNTPAGMILPVQNGDYDVPPVTLNGAVGKELDIRPPLQPLALLNGSRTQSSGNTASLLLESSAQNSQLWPQVVRALQEKNFTIADRQDANQTLTTDWITWVRQDEDLQYRGRYQVAVQQQGYQTAVIVTLLALEQQNNPVTDPVQVQRYAGLMLNTITESLDSQATERENAQAHRNSGSLDVQSGADDTGLPLLVVRGPYVLVWDRLPAALSKIGMEVDDRSRPQGSVSITYRAPGSGTWDTLGTKDPELPNGKYKLQVGDLDNRSSLQFIDSKGHTLSQSQNDALVSVFQAAFN from the coding sequence ATGACTGGTTCATTACAAAAGTCGATGGTGGCAAAAGTCGTTGGCGTATCGTTGGTGATGTTGTTGGCTGCGTGTTCCAGCGATCAGCGCTATAAGCGTCAGGTGAGTGGCGATGAGTCTTATCTGCATACGCCGGCGCCAAAAGCGTTGAACACGCCGGCCGGTATGATTTTACCGGTGCAAAATGGGGATTATGATGTACCGCCGGTCACCCTGAACGGTGCCGTAGGTAAAGAGCTGGATATTCGTCCTCCGTTGCAGCCATTGGCTTTGTTGAATGGTTCTCGTACCCAGAGCTCGGGTAACACGGCATCGCTGTTATTGGAAAGCAGCGCGCAAAACAGCCAGCTTTGGCCTCAGGTGGTTCGTGCTTTACAAGAGAAGAATTTCACCATTGCCGACCGCCAGGATGCTAACCAAACGCTGACGACGGACTGGATCACCTGGGTGCGTCAGGATGAAGATCTCCAATATCGGGGACGTTACCAGGTAGCCGTTCAGCAACAGGGGTATCAGACCGCGGTCATCGTTACCCTGTTGGCGCTGGAGCAGCAGAATAATCCCGTTACCGACCCGGTACAGGTTCAACGCTACGCCGGGTTGATGCTGAATACCATTACCGAGTCATTGGATAGTCAGGCGACCGAGCGTGAAAACGCGCAGGCGCACCGCAACAGTGGTTCGCTGGATGTGCAGAGCGGCGCTGATGATACCGGTCTGCCGCTGCTGGTGGTTCGTGGCCCCTATGTCCTGGTATGGGATCGTTTACCGGCTGCGTTGAGCAAAATCGGTATGGAAGTTGACGATCGCAGCCGTCCTCAGGGCTCCGTTTCCATTACTTATAGAGCGCCGGGCAGCGGTACCTGGGATACCTTGGGAACGAAAGATCCTGAGCTTCCCAATGGCAAGTACAAATTACAGGTCGGCGATCTTGATAACCGCAGCAGTCTGCAATTTATCGACTCCAAAGGACATACGCTAAGCCAGTCGCAGAATGACGCGCTGGTGTCCGTATTCCAGGCGGCATTCAATTAA
- the upp gene encoding uracil phosphoribosyltransferase: protein MKIVEVKHPLVKHKLGLMRENDISTKRFRELASEVGSLLTYEATAGLETEKVTIEGWCGPVEVDQIKGKKITVVPILRAGLGMMEGVLENVPSARISVVGIYRNEETLEPVPYFQKLVSNINERMALVVDPMLATGGSMIATIDLLKKAGCQSIKVLVLVAAPEGIAALEKAHPDIELYTAAIDKGLNEHGYIMPGLGDAGDKIFGTK from the coding sequence ATGAAGATCGTCGAGGTGAAACACCCGCTCGTCAAACATAAACTTGGTCTGATGCGTGAGAACGATATTAGTACCAAGCGTTTTCGTGAGCTGGCTTCCGAAGTGGGAAGTTTATTGACCTATGAGGCAACCGCCGGTTTAGAGACGGAGAAAGTCACCATTGAAGGCTGGTGCGGTCCGGTTGAAGTCGATCAAATCAAAGGCAAAAAAATTACCGTTGTGCCTATTCTGCGCGCGGGATTAGGGATGATGGAAGGCGTGCTGGAAAATGTTCCCAGCGCCCGTATCAGCGTGGTTGGCATCTATCGTAACGAAGAAACGCTGGAGCCGGTGCCGTATTTCCAAAAGCTCGTTTCTAATATTAATGAACGTATGGCGCTGGTGGTTGACCCGATGCTGGCAACCGGCGGCTCGATGATCGCCACTATCGATCTGCTGAAAAAAGCAGGCTGTCAGAGCATCAAGGTGTTGGTCCTGGTTGCCGCGCCGGAAGGGATTGCCGCGCTGGAGAAAGCGCATCCGGATATCGAGCTCTACACCGCGGCGATTGATAAAGGTCTTAATGAGCATGGCTATATCATGCCGGGCCTGGGCGACGCGGGCGATAAAATATTTGGTACTAAATAA
- the purN gene encoding phosphoribosylglycinamide formyltransferase, with amino-acid sequence MKNFVILISGQGSNLQALIDACKRGRINGEIAAVFSNNPEAYGLQRAQEAEIPAHVINPEDFADRAAYDAALAQEIEQYEPALIVLAGYMRILSPEFVAQFSGKMLNIHPSLLPKYPGLHTHSQALSNGDGVHGTSVHFVTDELDGGPLILQAKVPVFTNDTEESLKQRVHVQEHTIYPLVVSWFLSGRLKMRENEAWLDGVRIPPQGYAAE; translated from the coding sequence ATGAAAAACTTTGTTATCCTGATATCGGGTCAAGGAAGCAACTTGCAGGCATTGATAGACGCCTGCAAGCGCGGCCGTATTAACGGTGAGATAGCAGCGGTCTTTAGCAACAATCCTGAAGCCTACGGTTTACAGCGCGCGCAAGAGGCGGAGATACCGGCCCATGTCATTAACCCGGAGGATTTCGCCGACCGCGCCGCTTATGATGCGGCGCTGGCGCAGGAAATCGAACAGTATGAACCGGCGCTCATTGTTCTGGCGGGATATATGCGAATTCTCAGCCCTGAGTTTGTGGCGCAGTTCTCCGGTAAGATGCTCAATATCCACCCGTCCCTGTTGCCCAAATACCCTGGATTGCACACCCATAGCCAGGCATTGAGCAACGGCGACGGCGTGCATGGCACATCCGTACATTTTGTGACGGACGAACTGGATGGCGGCCCGTTGATCCTGCAGGCCAAAGTACCGGTATTCACCAATGACACCGAAGAAAGCCTGAAACAACGCGTTCATGTACAAGAGCACACCATTTATCCCCTGGTGGTCAGTTGGTTCCTTTCCGGCCGCTTAAAAATGCGGGAAAATGAAGCCTGGCTGGATGGCGTGCGTATTCCTCCTCAAGGATATGCCGCAGAATAA
- a CDS encoding tetratricopeptide repeat protein, translated as MSSRLRKTVIAVLTGALLTSNMLPVQAEIQDQLPEIGTTAGNTLSINQEVAMGDFYVRQLRSGAPLINDPLLSNYINQLGNRLVKQANSVRTPFHFFLIHNDDINAFAFFGGNVVLHSSLFYYADNESELASVLAHEISHVTQRHLARTMESQQRNAPLTWVGALGSILLAMANPQLGMAALSGTIAGSQQGLITFTQANEQEADRIGIQVLQRAGFDPQAMPNFLQKLADQSRYSSKPPEILLTHPLPESRLSDARNRANQMRSTPVQSSQDFLFAKVRTFGMYGTAERPLSDDLLNTWAKGNVREQLAAKYGEAIRFYQAKKYDDARNVLQPLLNNAPNNPWFLDLMTDIDLGQNRAAQAIARLEKASGLQTNPVLQLNLANAYVEGKQPAAASKILYRYTYAHPDDPNGWDLLAQASAAQGARAEELSARAESLALTGNLDQSIRLLSNASSLVKLGSLEQARYDARIDQLRQLQQRFRQYQKS; from the coding sequence ATGTCTAGCCGGTTAAGAAAAACGGTCATCGCCGTCCTGACGGGGGCGTTATTGACCAGTAATATGCTTCCTGTCCAGGCCGAGATCCAGGATCAACTGCCAGAGATCGGCACCACGGCCGGCAATACGCTTAGCATCAATCAGGAAGTGGCCATGGGCGATTTTTATGTCCGCCAATTGCGTTCCGGCGCGCCGTTAATCAACGATCCGCTGCTATCCAATTACATCAACCAATTAGGCAACCGGCTGGTCAAACAGGCCAATTCTGTACGCACCCCCTTTCACTTCTTCCTGATTCACAATGACGACATCAACGCCTTTGCCTTCTTTGGCGGTAATGTCGTCCTGCACTCGTCGCTGTTTTACTATGCGGACAACGAAAGCGAGCTGGCTTCGGTATTGGCGCATGAAATCTCGCACGTTACGCAGCGCCACCTGGCGCGTACCATGGAGTCGCAACAGCGGAATGCGCCGTTGACCTGGGTCGGCGCGCTGGGTTCCATTCTGCTGGCGATGGCCAACCCGCAGTTGGGGATGGCGGCACTGAGCGGCACGATAGCAGGAAGCCAGCAAGGGCTGATTACCTTCACCCAGGCCAATGAGCAGGAAGCGGATCGCATCGGTATTCAGGTGTTGCAACGCGCCGGCTTCGATCCGCAGGCCATGCCGAATTTCCTGCAAAAACTGGCCGATCAGTCACGATATTCATCCAAGCCGCCAGAAATATTGCTGACTCACCCCTTGCCGGAAAGTCGGTTGTCCGATGCGCGCAACCGAGCAAACCAGATGCGCTCCACGCCGGTTCAGTCCTCCCAGGATTTCCTGTTTGCCAAAGTGCGCACCTTCGGCATGTATGGTACAGCGGAGCGACCGCTGAGCGATGATTTGCTGAATACCTGGGCGAAGGGAAATGTCCGCGAACAGTTGGCCGCCAAATACGGCGAGGCGATCCGCTTTTATCAGGCCAAAAAATACGATGACGCGCGCAACGTATTGCAACCCTTGCTGAATAACGCCCCTAACAATCCGTGGTTCCTGGATTTAATGACCGATATCGATTTAGGACAAAATCGCGCGGCACAGGCTATCGCACGGCTGGAGAAAGCATCGGGCTTACAAACCAACCCCGTGCTTCAGCTCAATTTGGCAAACGCCTATGTCGAGGGGAAACAGCCTGCCGCCGCGAGCAAAATCCTCTACCGCTACACCTACGCCCACCCTGACGACCCCAACGGTTGGGATTTGCTGGCGCAGGCTTCCGCCGCGCAAGGCGCTCGCGCGGAAGAATTATCCGCCCGGGCGGAAAGCCTGGCACTGACCGGAAATCTCGATCAATCGATCCGGTTACTGAGCAACGCCAGTTCGCTGGTAAAACTTGGCAGTTTGGAACAGGCGCGCTACGACGCCCGTATCGACCAGCTACGCCAGCTTCAACAACGTTTTCGTCAGTATCAGAAATCCTGA
- the purM gene encoding phosphoribosylformylglycinamidine cyclo-ligase: protein MTDKTSLSYKDAGVDIDAGNALVDRIKGVVKQTRRPEVMGGLGGFGALCALPQKYREPILVSGTDGVGTKLRLAMDLKRHDTIGIDLVAMCVNDLVVQGAEPLFFLDYYATGKLDVDTAASVIAGIAEGCKQSGCALVGGETAEMPGMYHGEDYDVAGFCVGVVEKSEIIDGSKVQAGDVLVALAASGPHSNGYSLVRKILEVSKTDPAQVALEGKPLADHLLAPTKIYVKSILSLIEKIDVHAICHLTGGGFWENIPRVLPEGMQATIDESSWQWPAVFNWLQQAGNVSRREMYRTFNCGVGMIVALPAEQADEAIALLNSSGETAWKIGVINQTDAGDAVVIS from the coding sequence GTGACCGACAAAACCTCTCTCAGCTATAAAGACGCAGGCGTGGATATTGATGCGGGTAATGCATTGGTAGACCGTATCAAAGGTGTAGTGAAACAAACCCGCCGCCCTGAAGTTATGGGTGGTCTGGGTGGTTTCGGCGCCTTATGCGCCTTACCGCAAAAATACCGTGAACCCATTCTGGTTTCCGGCACTGACGGAGTCGGCACCAAGCTGCGTCTGGCTATGGATCTCAAACGGCATGACACCATTGGCATCGATCTGGTCGCCATGTGCGTCAACGATCTGGTCGTGCAAGGGGCCGAACCCTTATTCTTCCTGGATTACTACGCCACCGGAAAACTGGATGTTGATACGGCCGCCAGCGTAATCGCAGGCATCGCCGAAGGCTGTAAACAATCAGGCTGCGCGCTGGTTGGCGGCGAAACGGCGGAAATGCCGGGCATGTATCACGGCGAAGATTATGACGTTGCCGGCTTCTGCGTCGGCGTGGTTGAAAAATCTGAAATCATCGACGGCAGTAAGGTACAGGCGGGCGACGTGCTGGTTGCCCTGGCCGCCAGCGGCCCGCACTCAAACGGCTATTCGCTGGTGCGCAAAATTCTGGAAGTCAGCAAGACCGATCCGGCTCAGGTCGCACTGGAAGGCAAGCCGTTGGCCGACCATCTGCTGGCGCCGACAAAAATCTACGTTAAATCGATTCTGTCGCTGATTGAAAAAATTGACGTGCACGCTATTTGCCATCTGACGGGCGGCGGCTTCTGGGAAAACATTCCGCGCGTACTGCCGGAAGGCATGCAGGCAACGATTGATGAATCAAGCTGGCAGTGGCCGGCGGTATTCAACTGGCTGCAACAGGCGGGCAACGTCAGCCGGCGCGAAATGTATCGCACATTCAACTGCGGCGTTGGTATGATTGTCGCACTGCCAGCCGAACAGGCAGACGAAGCCATCGCATTGTTAAACAGCAGTGGCGAAACCGCATGGAAAATCGGCGTGATTAACCAAACTGACGCCGGAGACGCAGTGGTCATTAGCTAA
- the dapA gene encoding 4-hydroxy-tetrahydrodipicolinate synthase: MFTGSIVALVTPMDAKGAVDRASLKKLIDYHVASGTSAIVSVGTTGESATLSHEEHGDVVMMTLELSDGRIPVIAGTGANATAEGISLTKRFHDTGVVGCLTVTPYYNRPTQEGLYQHFKAIAEHTDLPQILYNVPSRTGCDMLPETVARLSEIKNIVAIKEATGNLSRVSQIQELVSEDFILLSGDDASGLDFMQLGGKGVISVTANIAAREMAELCRLAAQGNFVEARRLNQRLMPLHQKLFVEPNPIPVKWACKELGLMATDTLRLPMTPLTESGQTVLARALKQAGLL; encoded by the coding sequence ATGTTTACGGGAAGTATTGTTGCGCTGGTTACGCCGATGGACGCCAAAGGCGCCGTCGACCGGGCGAGCCTGAAAAAACTTATTGATTATCATGTCGCTAGCGGCACATCGGCGATTGTTTCCGTTGGAACGACGGGCGAATCCGCCACGCTGAGTCATGAAGAACATGGCGATGTCGTTATGATGACGTTGGAACTGAGCGACGGCCGCATCCCGGTGATTGCCGGAACCGGCGCCAATGCCACCGCTGAAGGGATTTCACTGACCAAGCGGTTCCATGATACCGGGGTCGTGGGTTGCCTGACGGTAACGCCATATTACAACCGACCCACGCAGGAAGGGTTGTATCAACACTTCAAAGCGATTGCCGAACATACCGATCTGCCGCAAATTCTCTATAACGTACCTTCGCGTACGGGCTGCGACATGTTGCCGGAAACGGTCGCGCGCCTGTCCGAAATCAAAAATATTGTGGCTATTAAAGAAGCGACAGGGAACTTAAGTCGGGTAAGTCAGATCCAAGAGCTGGTTAGTGAAGATTTTATTCTGCTGAGCGGCGATGACGCCAGCGGTTTAGATTTTATGCAACTAGGCGGCAAAGGGGTGATTTCCGTTACGGCGAATATCGCCGCGCGTGAAATGGCTGAACTTTGCAGGTTGGCGGCGCAGGGCAATTTTGTTGAAGCGCGCCGTTTAAATCAGCGCCTGATGCCGTTGCATCAGAAATTATTTGTTGAACCCAATCCTATTCCGGTGAAGTGGGCCTGTAAGGAATTGGGACTCATGGCGACCGATACGCTTCGCCTGCCCATGACGCCATTGACTGAATCCGGTCAAACGGTGCTGGCGCGCGCATTGAAGCAAGCTGGTTTGCTGTAA
- a CDS encoding glycine cleavage system transcriptional repressor, which translates to MFTLWFSWGSTGRTILSSLQEHYLVITAVGADRPGIVNAITRHVSSCGCNIEDSRLAMLGEEFTFIMLLSGSWNAITLIESTLPLKGAEMDLLIVMKRTESQARPPMPSTVWVKVDVTDSPHIIERFTDLFDSHQMNIAELVSKTQPAEGNQPPQLYIQITAHSPATLDGSIIEPAFYQLCTELHAQGSISVVNYPQHEEKDGE; encoded by the coding sequence ATGTTTACCTTGTGGTTTTCATGGGGAAGCACAGGACGTACGATTTTGTCGAGCTTACAAGAACACTATCTGGTTATCACCGCTGTAGGGGCCGACCGCCCAGGAATTGTTAACGCGATTACCCGTCACGTCAGCAGTTGCGGTTGTAATATCGAAGATAGCCGTCTTGCCATGCTGGGCGAAGAATTTACGTTTATCATGCTGCTCTCCGGGAGTTGGAACGCCATCACGCTGATCGAATCCACCCTGCCGCTGAAAGGGGCGGAAATGGATTTATTGATCGTGATGAAACGGACGGAATCACAAGCCCGGCCGCCGATGCCATCCACCGTTTGGGTTAAAGTGGATGTAACGGATTCGCCGCACATCATTGAGCGTTTTACCGATCTATTTGACTCTCACCAGATGAACATTGCCGAATTAGTGTCCAAAACCCAACCAGCAGAGGGAAATCAACCTCCGCAGTTGTATATTCAAATCACCGCGCACAGTCCTGCCACGTTGGACGGTTCAATTATTGAGCCGGCCTTTTATCAGCTATGTACAGAACTGCACGCACAAGGCAGTATTAGCGTCGTGAACTATCCACAGCATGAAGAAAAAGACGGAGAGTAG
- the arsC gene encoding arsenate reductase (glutaredoxin) (This arsenate reductase requires both glutathione and glutaredoxin to convert arsenate to arsenite, after which the efflux transporter formed by ArsA and ArsB can extrude the arsenite from the cell, providing resistance.): MTKNVTIYHNPRCSKSRETLALLKQHGVTPQVVLYLETPPDADTLTRLIHQLGLSSARDLMRRKEEIYRELNLADETLTEAQLIQAMVDHPKLIERPIVVAGQQARIGRPPEQVLQIL, encoded by the coding sequence ATGACCAAGAATGTCACGATTTACCACAATCCGCGCTGTTCAAAAAGCCGGGAAACATTGGCGCTGCTGAAACAGCACGGCGTTACGCCCCAGGTGGTGCTGTATCTGGAAACGCCGCCCGATGCCGATACCCTGACCCGCTTGATTCATCAGCTAGGGCTGAGCAGCGCGCGCGATCTGATGCGCCGCAAGGAAGAGATTTACCGAGAGCTCAATCTGGCGGATGAAACACTGACCGAGGCGCAGCTTATTCAGGCGATGGTCGACCATCCCAAATTGATTGAACGCCCCATCGTGGTGGCCGGTCAACAGGCGCGTATCGGCCGTCCGCCGGAACAGGTGTTGCAGATTCTGTAA
- the purC gene encoding phosphoribosylaminoimidazolesuccinocarboxamide synthase translates to MQKLAELYRGKAKTVYTTEDPDLLVLEFRNDTSAGDGARIEQFDRKGMVNNKFNHFIMSKLEEAGIPTQMVSLLSDNEVLVKKLDMVPVECVVRNRAAGSLVKRLGVEEGIVLNPPLFDLFLKNDAMHDPMVNESYCKTFGWVSEKNLARMKELSYKANEVLSKLFDDAGLILVDFKLEFGLFKGEVTLGDEFSPDGSRLWDKATLNKMDKDRFRQSLGGLIEAYEEVAHRLGIKLD, encoded by the coding sequence ATGCAAAAGCTAGCTGAGTTGTATCGTGGGAAGGCAAAAACTGTCTACACCACCGAAGATCCTGACCTGCTGGTGCTGGAGTTTCGTAATGATACGTCAGCAGGGGATGGAGCTCGCATTGAGCAGTTTGATCGTAAAGGAATGGTGAATAATAAGTTCAACCATTTCATCATGAGCAAACTGGAAGAAGCCGGGATCCCGACCCAGATGGTGAGCCTGCTTTCTGATAACGAAGTGCTGGTGAAAAAACTGGATATGGTGCCGGTAGAATGTGTGGTACGTAACCGTGCCGCAGGTTCATTGGTAAAACGCCTGGGCGTTGAGGAAGGGATTGTCCTTAATCCTCCGCTGTTCGACCTGTTCCTGAAAAATGACGCCATGCACGACCCTATGGTCAATGAGTCCTATTGCAAAACCTTTGGCTGGGTAAGTGAAAAGAACCTCGCTCGCATGAAGGAACTCAGCTACAAGGCCAATGAAGTCCTGAGCAAACTGTTTGATGATGCGGGACTGATTCTGGTGGATTTCAAACTGGAATTTGGTTTGTTTAAAGGCGAAGTGACGCTGGGTGATGAATTCTCGCCGGACGGCAGCCGTCTGTGGGATAAAGCCACGCTGAACAAGATGGACAAAGACCGTTTCCGTCAAAGTCTCGGCGGCCTGATCGAAGCCTATGAAGAAGTCGCACACCGTCTTGGCATAAAATTAGACTAA
- the uraA gene encoding uracil permease, whose translation MTRRAIGVSERPPLLQTIPLSFQHLFAMFGATVLVPILFKINPATVLLFNGIGTLLYLFICKGKIPAYLGSSFAFISPVLLLLPLGYEVALGGFIVCGFLFCLVALIVKKAGTGWLDVIFPPAAMGAIVAVIGLELAGVAAGMAGLLPADGASVDTSAVTISLVTLAVTILGSVLFRGFLAIIPILIGVLAGYALSFAMGAVDLTPIAQAHWFALPTFYTPRFEWFAILTILPAVLVVIAEHVGHLVVTANIVKKDLMRDPGLHRSLFANGVSTMLSGFFGSTPNTTYGENIGVLAITKVYSTWVIGGAAVLAILLSCVGKLAAAIQAIPVPVMGGVSLLLYGVIGASGIRVLIESKVDYNKAQNLILTSVILIIGVSGAKVHLGAAELKGMALATVVGIGMSLLFKVISLFRAEEVILDAPETEESARR comes from the coding sequence ATGACTCGTCGCGCCATCGGGGTAAGTGAACGTCCCCCCTTGCTGCAAACCATTCCGCTGAGTTTCCAACATCTGTTTGCGATGTTCGGCGCCACCGTGCTGGTCCCTATTCTGTTCAAAATTAACCCGGCTACCGTGTTGTTATTCAACGGCATTGGCACTTTGCTCTATTTATTTATCTGTAAAGGCAAGATCCCTGCCTATCTGGGATCCAGTTTTGCGTTTATTTCGCCGGTGTTGCTGCTGTTGCCTCTGGGGTACGAGGTGGCGCTGGGCGGATTTATTGTCTGCGGCTTCCTGTTCTGTCTGGTGGCGCTGATCGTCAAGAAAGCGGGAACGGGATGGCTGGACGTGATATTCCCGCCCGCGGCGATGGGGGCGATTGTTGCCGTTATCGGCCTGGAACTGGCCGGCGTGGCGGCGGGGATGGCCGGTTTGCTGCCTGCCGACGGCGCCTCTGTCGATACGTCGGCGGTGACGATTTCACTGGTGACGCTGGCGGTAACGATTTTGGGCTCGGTGCTATTTCGTGGCTTTCTGGCGATTATCCCGATTCTTATCGGGGTTTTGGCCGGTTATGCGCTGTCATTCGCCATGGGCGCCGTGGATCTGACGCCTATCGCGCAGGCGCACTGGTTTGCGTTGCCGACATTTTATACCCCGCGTTTTGAATGGTTCGCCATTCTGACCATTCTGCCGGCGGTGCTGGTGGTGATCGCCGAACATGTCGGGCATCTGGTCGTTACCGCTAATATCGTAAAGAAAGATTTGATGCGTGATCCGGGGCTGCATCGTTCCCTGTTCGCCAACGGTGTTTCCACCATGCTGTCGGGTTTCTTCGGCTCCACACCGAACACCACCTACGGTGAAAATATCGGCGTACTGGCGATTACCAAGGTATACAGCACCTGGGTGATCGGCGGCGCGGCGGTCCTCGCCATTCTGTTGTCCTGCGTCGGTAAGCTGGCGGCCGCTATTCAGGCCATTCCGGTTCCGGTTATGGGCGGCGTATCGCTGTTGCTGTATGGGGTGATTGGCGCGTCCGGCATCCGTGTTCTGATTGAGTCCAAAGTGGATTACAACAAGGCGCAAAACCTGATTTTGACCTCCGTTATCCTGATTATTGGCGTCAGCGGCGCGAAGGTGCATCTGGGCGCGGCCGAACTGAAAGGGATGGCGCTGGCGACGGTGGTGGGGATCGGCATGAGCCTGCTGTTTAAGGTGATTAGCCTGTTCCGCGCTGAAGAAGTGATTCTTGATGCGCCCGAGACAGAAGAGTCCGCCCGGCGCTGA
- the bcp gene encoding thioredoxin-dependent thiol peroxidase, with protein MNTLKAGDIAPKFSLPDQDGEQVNLTDFQGQKVLVYFYPKAMTPGCTVQACGLRDNMDELKKYGVEVIGISTDKPEKLSLFAEKELLNFTLLSDEDHQVSAQFGVWGEKTFMGKTYDGIHRISFLLDENGKVIKVFDDFKTSNHHDIVLEYLKTA; from the coding sequence ATGAATACACTGAAAGCCGGTGATATCGCACCGAAATTTAGCTTGCCCGACCAGGACGGCGAACAAGTGAATTTAACCGACTTCCAGGGGCAGAAAGTATTGGTTTATTTCTACCCTAAAGCCATGACCCCCGGGTGTACCGTCCAGGCTTGCGGTCTGCGTGACAACATGGACGAGCTAAAAAAATATGGCGTGGAAGTCATTGGCATCAGCACGGACAAACCCGAGAAACTGTCCCTTTTCGCCGAAAAAGAGTTACTAAACTTTACCCTGTTATCTGATGAGGACCACCAGGTTTCAGCACAATTTGGCGTATGGGGCGAGAAAACGTTCATGGGGAAAACCTATGACGGCATTCATCGCATCAGCTTTCTGCTTGATGAAAATGGCAAAGTCATCAAGGTGTTTGATGATTTTAAAACCAGCAATCACCATGATATCGTCCTGGAGTACCTGAAAACGGCCTGA